The Clostridiisalibacter paucivorans DSM 22131 DNA window GAAAGATACTATTCCATTTATTTTAGAGATGGGGATATTGAGTTTATATGATATATAAGACTGAACATTTAATGGGAGATATCCAAAAATATCTTGGGATTTTTTTAGTATTGTAATTAACATACCTTGCTGGTTTTTATATTTATCTATAATATTATTTAATTTTGCAATTTTATTAGGTTCTATTTGAAACTTTTCAACATCCATTTTATATCTCCTTACTATTTTTTAAATGCTATAATGTAATATTTATTGTCAAGTTTCTTTTCTAAATCCTTGATTTCATTTACTTCATTAGGTTTCATATTAGCTAATGGTACTTCATTTAATTTGTTTTTCATTTCCATAACAACACACTCCTTTTTAATTTAGTTAACATTATTATCTGATATAAGATTAAATTTATTCTAAATTTTAATTTCTTTTATTTGTATCAGTTTTGAAAAAAAATAAATATATTAATAGTAGCAGTAGTTCTAAAGGGAGGTGAACTTATTGGCTTATTCCAATAGAGAATTATTAGCTAGAATTATTAAATGTGAGGCAGGAGGAGAAGGGGAAAAAGGTATGAAGGCAGTAGCTACAGTAGTAATGAATAGGGTACATGTATCATATGGTGAATACCAGAGGGTTTGTCAAGGTGACTTAAGGAAAGTAATATATCAAAAAGGACAATTTGATTGTGTAAGAGGTACTATACGAGGAGTGGCAAATCCTCAGACTATTTGGGCTACACCTCCGGAACAAATCCATTATGATATAGCC harbors:
- a CDS encoding cell wall hydrolase — protein: MNLLAYSNRELLARIIKCEAGGEGEKGMKAVATVVMNRVHVSYGEYQRVCQGDLRKVIYQKGQFDCVRGTIRGVANPQTIWATPPEQIHYDIADWALAGNKLWNIGESLWYFNPFRPICPNTFPYNGTGRLNSRIVEHCFYDPTELYSQT